In Falco biarmicus isolate bFalBia1 chromosome 5, bFalBia1.pri, whole genome shotgun sequence, a single genomic region encodes these proteins:
- the LOC130150316 gene encoding zinc finger protein 501-like, which yields MGDTQKGELPLESPVRAELHLFSSKKLKGDNLQDTDQRQDHKQELETESEVETSFGKRQGMLTPCGMEVWECEDSGRAHISKVILAGDKPPPLCRNGAIWTQQVGEKTYECPECGKSFSRSSYLSQHQRIHLAEKPFSCSECGKSFTRNSDLIKHQRIHTGEKPYQCNECEKTFSQRSNVIRHQRTHTGERHYQCNECGKSFSQNSHLIVHQRSHKGEKPFNCPRCEKSFSDRSSLIIHRRVHTGEKPHKCQECGKRFRDSSAIIRHQRIHTGEKPYECTECGKTFRQSSSLVTHMRTHTGEKPYKCPVCGKGFSQSSALTTHRRIHGGKVLPMYHGGLLPNPYQCTECGRRCSDRSTLAKHQTTHAEERPYICVECGDSFRRSSALNVHLRIHRGERPYKCEECGKTFRHSSALGAHLRIHAGAKPYECSECGKSFRKSSTLKMHLKIHAAKKPYKCTVGRRMLTSCSLLP from the coding sequence ATGGGTGACACACAGAAGGGCGAGCTTCCTCTGGAAAGTCCTGTGAGAGCTGAACTGCATCTGTTCTCCTCCAAAAAGCTCAAAGGAGATAACCTCCAGGACACCGACCAAAGACAGGACCACAAGCAGGAGCTGGAGACAGAAAGTGAGGTGGAGACATCTTTTGGAAAGAGACAAGGAATGCTAACTCCCTGTGGGATGGAAGTTTGGGAGTGTGAGGACAGTGGCAGAGCCCACATCAGCAAGGTTATCCTTGCTGGGGACAAGCCACCACCCCTGTGTAGGAATGGTGCCATTTGGACTCAGCAGGTGGGAGAGAAAACCTACGAGTGTCCTGAGTGTGGGAAGAGCTTCAGCCGGAGCTCATACCTGAGCCAGCACCAGAGGATCCACCTGGCAGAGAAACCCTTCAGCTGCTCCGAATGCGGGAAGAGTTTCACCCGCAACTCGGACCTGATCAAACACCAGCGGATCCACACCGGCGAGAAGCCCTACCAGTGCAATGAATGCGAGAAGACCTTCAGCCAGAGGTCCAATGTGATCAGGCACCAGCGGACTCACACAGGAGAGAGACACTACCAGTGCAATGAATGCGGGAAGAGCTTCAGCCAGAACTCGCACCTCATCGTCCACCAGCGAAGCCACAAGGGTGAGAAACCCTTTAATTGCCCCCGGTGTGAGAAAAGCTTCAGTGACCGCTCTTCCCTGATCATACACCGGAGAGTCCACACCGGAGAGAAGCCCCACAAGTGCCAGGAGTGTGGGAAGCGTTTCCGGGACAGCTCGGCCATCATTCGACATCAGAGAATCCACACAGGAGAGAAACCATACGAGTGTACTGAGTGTGGGAAAACCTTCCGGCAGAGCTCCTCGCTGGTGACCCACATGCGAACGCACACAGGCGAGAAGCCCTACAAGTGCCCTGTGTGTGGGAAGGGCTTTAGCCAGAGCTCGGCGCTCACCACTCATCGCCGGATCCACGGGGGCAAGGTCTTGCCCATGTACCATGGTGGCCTCCTGCCCAACCCCTACCAGTGCACTGAGTGTGGCCGGAGGTGCAGTGACCGCTCCACTCTGGCCAAGCACCAGACCACGCATGCCGAGGAACGGCCCTACATCTGCGTGGAGTGTGGGGACAGCTTCCGGCGGAGCTCGGCTCTCAACGTACACCTGAGGATCCACCGTGGGGAGAGACCCTACAAGTGTGAGGAGTGCGGAAAAACGTTcaggcacagctcagccctCGGTGCCCACCTGAGGATCCATGCAGGAGCCAAGCCCTATGAGTGCAGCGAGTGTGGGAAAAGCTTCCGGAAAAGCTCAACacttaaaatgcatttgaaaatccATGCAGCCAAGAAACCTTATAAATGTACAGTGGGTAGGAGAATGCTCACGTCGTGCTCACTTCTGCCGTAA